TGCATCTTCCTTGGTCACATCGGCCATCAACAATCTGCTTGACGTCTGTAGGAAATGTCTTGCGTATTCTGTGGTTTGGAAGCCAACACAGTTAGCACCAAGGATACCCTTCAGGatcttttctctttgagCAAAGCACTTGAAGACTTCACTACTGGGGAAAGATACATGCAAGAAAAACCCAATTTTCGCGTGAGGCAACAATTTTCTTACCATTTGTGGTACTAGCAGCAAATGGTAATCATGAATCCAAATCGTATCACCCTCTTTATACACCTGTGCTATCTTGTTGGCAAACAGTTGGTTCAAATCTTTATAATAGTTCCAAGAGTGGTCCTCAAAAGCCTTTGAATTTGGGTTATCTGGAATCTGGTAGTGTAAAGTGGGCCATAAAATCTGTTTACAGAAATTCTTGTAGGCACCTTTGAAAGTGACGTCGTCAGAAACCACTGCAGTACAATTGAACTCATCCTTTAATTTGTTGGTAATAGCTGTGCTGATATCAGGAGGGATCTCGTCAGTTGGGATACCAACAGTGCCGACCCACTCTACTTCATCAGTTATTGTCTTCTCGTTCGTACCGATGAACATTgcatttttcaaagcacCATTACCTTTTTCATTTGGGACAATGGACCAGGGCAATTGCGCGAAGAGTTCATACGAGTTTTTCAGTCTTTGAGAGGTGGGTCCTCCCTTGGTAGATGAGAACCCCCCAAATTGGGGTACAACGTAATCTTGTCTTGACTCAGTTTCCAAGTCTGATTCGTCTTCGGACACCTCCTCAACAAGTTCCAATGAGGTCTCTGGTACAGCAGATACGGGCACCCTTTTCATCGAGGGTTGAGCGTTCATCTCAATATGCATCTGTTTGAGCTTAGCAACGTCCACTACGGCTGCTGTGAAATCTGGGATTGGCCGAGACTTTGGTCTTACCACAGTCTTAGAGGCAGCGTCAGAAGAATGGGCGCCACCTAACTTGCTGAACACGGCATTCAGTGATGCTGGGTGACCGGACCCAGAATCGACGGCGACGTCCGAGGCGGGCCCATCAGCGGCCAATTCATCCTCCGGGTTGGCTGCGTTAAAGAACTCCTCCACGGATTCTCTGTTGGTATTGACTGGGTTGCTGTTTGTCTCTGTGGCTGTTGTGTTGATTGGGTTCTGGGCATGTGCTGTCAAGTTCTCCAAAAACTGTTCAGAGCTGACTACAGGCACGTCCTCGAGGACAGTGGGCTCATTGGGGATTTCCTTCGAGCTTTTCAGAAACGGTGGGTTCGAGTGCACGGAACTGGACCTCTTCGGCTTGTTCACAATGGAATCGACATCGAGGCTATCCAATTTGACCAGCTTACTCTCTGCTAATTCGGCAGCTTTAAACTCAGAATCGTCAACTTTGAACTCTGGCTGGAAGGGCAGAAACAGCGAAGCAACAATAATTGTCATTCTAGAGAGTTTCTATCGGTCTACTGGGACTACAAAGGAAGCCAATTGATGGTAACTAACCCAAATGAAGTAAGCAAAGGGTGAACCCCCTTCTCGAGAACCCTTCCTTTACGTGATCAgcaggaaaaaaagaagagaattCCTGGAAAAGGGGTCCAGTGTTCTGATCCTCTGTCCTGCGTTCGACTTTCGAACGTAGACCATTTGTGTTTTTGCAGGTGATCTGTTACAGTACAGCGCTTGTTGACAAAGGAACAGTACAAGATGTGTACACACACTCAGGTTGGTTCTCGTGACAGCAGTTATGCTCTACACGGATGCTCCGTACATCTTGTGAGTGAACTTAAAGGagtgaaaaaaacacaCGAGTGAATAGTACAGGATTTCTCACACTCACAGAACATGAAATTTTTGGGCTTGGGTTTTGAAACTGTTGCTCCTACGGTCTACTTACATCAGGGATGGACAATTCAACGATTGTGCTGATTGGTATTTTGATTTTAGGGTATCTGCttactttgaaacagaattcgaagaagagagaggagaaattgaagCTGATAAATAGAGTACGAAACTTGAAGGCAGAGGAGAACGAGATGTTAGCAACACCTAAAACGGATACGAAAGAGACTCCCCAAAACCTCAACCCTGAAGGTGTGACTGACGGAGAGGAGAAGCCTGATCTGGACGAGATTGAGGACAAAAAACCGTTTACCAAGAGAGAAGTAACTCAGGATATGATCGAAGTGGTACAAACATTAGCCCCAAATTTGGACGTTGAACAGATTCGTGCCAGTCTGCAAAAGACAGGATCTATTGAAAAGACGGTGACCTACTATCTGGCTGGGGAAGAGTTCCCATCTGCTGATGAGTGAACCCCGCCTTTCGCCTGTCTGTACCTAATAAATACGTAATGCAACCTCAAACTGTATGTGAAAATGTATATACCTAGAAGAGATGAGGAGAAATGTATACTTACTCTGTAGCATtgtgttttattttcttcttcacggGCAGTATATTTATTATGCTGTTCTTGTCGTCCCTTGGGGTTCCCACAGTCTCTGTGGCTGAAGGCACCGTCAATCTATCGTTTCCTAAGTGGTCCGCATACAGTTCTTTCAGAACCTCTGTACGGTTGGTCAATTTCGACCCGAATAGCGATGTGCCCATGGCGATGTACGAACAAAACCCGTCAGTGGATGAGATCATCAACAAAGAACCATCTTCCGACCAAGATAAATCCGTCAGAGGTGTGTAATGCAAATTCCCGACAACCGCTAGCGGTTTTAACGACACGGTATCGTAAACCAACACCTCGTTCGTGGTAGCCACTGCAAATATTAATTTGTAAGGTAGGTCAATGTACGGGTTGGTCCCTCCCTCCAGCGTGTAAAGGTTGCTATTGAAGGATATCGCGATAGCaggtttcttcaaaaaggaCAAGACGGCCACTGGTTTATTACTGTTGGACTTTATAGCCGCTCTTGAGTATATGTAAACGGAGTTGTGACATTCCAGGTTATTTGCCGATTCCGCGGCCTCCTGAGTCTTGAAAATCCCTGCAGGGATGCAGAAAAGGGTCCCACAGGGTGACACGGTCAGCCGTCTAAAGAAGGAGGGCAACGTTTCATTGTGGAACAGATAACCGGACCTACTCTTGGTGAAATCCATTGTCAACCGGTCCACGGACGACCTTGCCGGCAATTCACACTTAACAATCTTATTTGCCAGTTTCATTTCGGTCAGTTCATCCCCCGATGTCGAGAACTCTAACTTGTACACGTTGACAGATCTATCCGTTGACTGCGACAAGATAAACTCATTCCGAGGGTCCCAAGTGACCCCCTGGACGTAATGGTTGTGCTCTTTCGAATGTAATATACATTGTTCCGTGGCGACGTTGAATACACGGACGCAGTTGTCCATGCACCCAACGACGATATATTGGTCACAGGGCGACCAACACAGATCGTATATTTCAGAGTTAGATGAGTGTCTTAACCTTCTGCAAATAACCCACTTTTCTTGTGGGTCTGAACCATCTTGCACCTCACTGTCGCTATCCCGGGTCATAAGCGGCGTTTGGAAACTCCGGGCACCATCCGGGCTCTCTTGCTCCCAGATGATAATCTGTCCGTCATCGCCAGCAGAGGCCAATTTGTCACCTTTGTGGTTGAACCGCAACACGTTTACAGCTTGCTCGTGCTGTTGAAGCGACGATATAAACTCTATAGCATTCACTTCCCCACGCGGGTCATTGTCACTGTGATCTTTTTTCTGAACATTCAAGGACCAGACACGTACTTTGTTGTCACCTCCAGCggtgaacagtttctgcCCACTGGGGCGCAAGCCGGCCCTAGACGGCTGGAAACACACACTGTACACTGGTTGTGACTCATGCCAATATATCTGCAAATTAGAAGCCTCCATGGCGCACAACCGGATGGACACAGTGAGAGTTCTCAACTGAAACGTGTCAGACTTGATCTACGCGATTTCAAGCAATTGTTATATAATATACATGTGGAAAAATAGTGTATACCTTGGGAAGAGTTGACAGTAGAAAAGAAAACGTATGGTGTGTAAGATGAAATGAAACACAGCGCAACCTGTACGGTCCAAGAGTCCAAGGGTCCAGCCCTCGACCCTTGGACCCTCGCAAGGACAGTGACGGGTCTACCCAGACTGCAACTACACTTGATCCTAGATGCTATATGCTCTATATTAACTTAAGAACTGCAACCCTAACTCTTTTGCACAAACAGCACAAAACCCTAATCAGACCACGTGACGGCAAAAAATGGCTAAAACCCTAATTAgtagacctggtgcggaATTGCACGTGACAGGATAGTGCTAAGTACGTGCTGAAAATGCTATAACAACAGGGTCGCCCCGACTCGGCCGATCATAACGCAATTCACATTATCAACCTCTACAGTTGCACCTCGGAATTTCCGCGTTATAATGCAGAAAACCTGCTTTCCTCAATTAATTaacatataaaaagatCTTGTATACCCGCCCATTAGAATCTCTCCTACCTCGCTCTTTTTAAGTAAAAGCCAGTGATAGCCATAATATACGAATGACAGTATTGCTGTAGTACTTGAATTGCAAGGTCTGTACAAAAGGTATATAGATAATAGTGCTCTGCTTATCCTTTCTTGCCTCCATTTGCGAAATTCACgtgatcaaaaaacttttttcttcgtgCGGAATCCAGtcccgcaccaggtctacGTTACTAATTAGACCTGACACGTTTTCTGCACGTGACACCCGCAAATTTTACGcacagagaaaaaaaataaaagtatAAAAGCGAGATCGAAAAGACGGTTTTCTGTACTAGAGTTGTTCGTCGTGGTGTGGAAAGTTTGTCGTTTTGTGCTGCCTCCTATTGCTTCTGTCAGTTGTACCCCCCACTCGTTCAACGGCCGTCAGTCGACGGCCATGGAAATAATACATACGAGTGGAAAGTAGTTAACAGCACATATGTCAAATTCCCAGTAGACTCAGCGGGAATACCGAAAATATGTCTACTGGAGCCGTAATTGTGCTAATATTAAACCAAAAACCCTCGAGGATGAGCCTTCCAcatgatattttttttatcaGGGATGATGCGACACTTTCACCGTGCCGCATTTTATTTAATTTTATTAAATTTTAATCCAGGTTCTTGTACGCTGACGTACTCCATCCTCGAACATCACCGTCCACACTCGCCGTAACGCACTTCTTTGAGTAACCAACTTCTTTGTAAAGGTTTCCGTAATACCGGTATATACTGTCCATGCTGGTTGTCCGGCGCTCTCTTTTTACCCGGTAAACAGAGCATCTCTTATAACGtcagaaaattttcgagtttttttatttaaaGGAATATCTTGATATTGCGCATACACAGAAAGGTTCAATTGACATATAGATATATAGTTATACAGGCTACGAACACCGCGGCAATGGCAGGGAAAACACTTAGCTTTAAAGATGTCGCTGCGTTCCTGCTGCAGTCGCGTGAGGCGGCAGAACGATCGGATCCCCTCGCACGGCCCAGTCTCGAGCTGGTAGAGGAATTCGTGGAACAGAACAGGGATCTTGTAGTCAATTTGGCTCAATGGGATGGGCCCTGCGAGATGCAGAAACCAGAGATTGTACAGTCGATTACCGTCAGAGGTACACAGGTCAGCGGGATCACAGAGAGCGATTGTCGCTGTGCGTTCGCGCTTGCAAAGACATTCCAATTGAATTATAAAGATACACTAAGGGTTATTGTCCGCGAGAGCTCCAGGGGCCAGAAGGG
This DNA window, taken from Huiozyma naganishii CBS 8797 chromosome 7, complete genome, encodes the following:
- the CAC2 gene encoding Cac2p (similar to Saccharomyces cerevisiae CAC2 (YML102W); ancestral locus Anc_8.817); protein product: MEASNLQIYWHESQPVYSVCFQPSRAGLRPSGQKLFTAGGDNKVRVWSLNVQKKDHSDNDPRGEVNAIEFISSLQQHEQAVNVLRFNHKGDKLASAGDDGQIIIWEQESPDGARSFQTPLMTRDSDSEVQDGSDPQEKWVICRRLRHSSNSEIYDLCWSPCDQYIVVGCMDNCVRVFNVATEQCILHSKEHNHYVQGVTWDPRNEFILSQSTDRSVNVYKLEFSTSGDELTEMKLANKIVKCELPARSSVDRLTMDFTKSRSGYLFHNETLPSFFRRLTVSPCGTLFCIPAGIFKTQEAAESANNLECHNSVYIYSRAAIKSNSNKPVAVLSFLKKPAIAISFNSNLYTLEGGTNPYIDLPYKLIFAVATTNEVLVYDTVSLKPLAVVGNLHYTPLTDLSWSEDGSLLMISSTDGFCSYIAMGTSLFGSKLTNRTEVLKELYADHLGNDRLTVPSATETVGTPRDDKNSIINILPVKKKIKHNATE
- the CUE4 gene encoding Cue4p (similar to Saccharomyces cerevisiae CUE1 (YMR264W) and CUE4 (YML101C); ancestral locus Anc_8.816), which produces MDNSTIVLIGILILGYLLTLKQNSKKREEKLKLINRVRNLKAEENEMLATPKTDTKETPQNLNPEGVTDGEEKPDLDEIEDKKPFTKREVTQDMIEVVQTLAPNLDVEQIRASLQKTGSIEKTVTYYLAGEEFPSADE